The following proteins come from a genomic window of Triticum aestivum cultivar Chinese Spring chromosome 6A, IWGSC CS RefSeq v2.1, whole genome shotgun sequence:
- the LOC123132645 gene encoding protein ABHD18, with amino-acid sequence MVSVNVGLVHYVLDHIYGTLLHRTKLGTPFFSRGWGGTKLDLLERMVKQLFPEAPCQNWPPTAVQPKWKTVWETKNSCLREGVFRTTCDERLIDALPPESHNARVAFLTPKDVSPEKMACVVHLAGTGDHSFERRLRLGGPLLKDNIATMVLESPYYGQRRPSMQHGAKLQCVSDLLLLGKATIDEARSLLYWLQAEAGYGKMGICGLSMGGVHAAMVGSLHPTPIATLPFLAPHSAVVPFCEGLYRHATAWEALREDAAALAKDATSLTEDAASGISIEQVKDRLWSVLSLTDVTRFPLPKNPQAVIFVGATDDGYIPRHSVMELQKAWPGSEVRWVTGGHVSSFLLHNDSFRKAIVDALDRL; translated from the exons ATGGTATCAGTGAATGTTGGGTTAGTACATTATGTATTGGACCATATATATGGGACTCTCCTTCATCGCACGAAATTAGGAACACCATTTTTCTCAAGGGGATGGGGAGGTACCAAACTTGATTTGTTAGAGAGGATGGTGAAGCAGCTATTCCCTGAAGCACCTTGCCAGAACTGGCCACCAACTGCTGTGCAGCCTAAATGGAAAACAGTTTGGGAGACAAAGAACTCTTGTCTGCGAGAGGGTGTTTTCCGGACAACATGTGATGAGAGGCTCATTGATGCATTGCCTCCTGAGAGCCACAATGCAAGAGTCGCTTTTCTTACACCCAAGGATGTCTCACCAGAGAAGATGGCTTGCGTGGTCCATCTGGCAG GCACCGGTGATCACTCATTTGAGAGAAGGCTCCGGCTTGGTGGACCTCTTTTGAAGGACAATATTGCAACCATGGTTCTTGAGAG CCCCTATTATGGACAACGACGTCCTAGCATGCAGCATGGGGCCAAGCTTCAATGTGTGAGTGACTTGCTACTCTTAGGAAAAGCCACTATTGATGAAGCTCGCAGTCTCTTATACTGGTTGCAGGCTGAGGCTGGttatggcaagatgggcatatgtgGGCTCAGCATGG GCGGTGTACATGCTGCAATGGTTGGATCCTTGCATCCTACGCCAATTGCCACACTACCATTTCTTGCTCCACATTCTGCTGTTGTACCTTTCTGTGAAGGACTTTACAGACATGCCACAGCTTGGGAAGCACTGAGGGAAGATGCAGCAGCATTAGCTAAAGATGCAACTTCTTTGACTGAAGATGCGGCATCCGGTATCAGCATTGAGCAAGTAAAAGACAGATTATGGTCAGTGCTGTCTCTGACGGACGTCACTCGATTTCCCCTACCGAAGAATCCACAGGCTGTCATTTTTGTTGGTGCAACG GATGACGGTTATATTCCTAGACACTCGGTCATGGAGCTCCAGAAGGCATGGCCGGGCTCGGAAGTCCGGTGGGTGACGGGAGGCCATGTGTCCTCTTTTTTACTCCACAACGACTCGTTTCGCAAGGCCATCGTCGATGCCCTTGACAGATTGTAA
- the LOC123132644 gene encoding transcription factor TGAL9 isoform X2, with protein MGDRPWQQPHEQASCSAHAEMIQASTAATSSIHGSIIKDPGGYEDLAELDQALFLYINSQDNQSVQEQPQTLNIFPSRPMHVVAEPSPKAATSTSNIVAASSNLKPQRPPSKQSAMTAPGGKATVKREGSGSGGAGTPSTSEHEGPRTPDAKTLRRLAQNREAARKSRLRKKAYIQNLETSRVRLSQMEQEMQRCSAQGAILGGGAGIGGLGPEAAWFDGEYARWVDEHDRMMRHLRAAVDAEGVEHDAAVTDGEQLLRQLIDAAAAHHVVLAELKSAVARADVFHLVSGMWLPAAERCFIWIGGSRPSDLIKVMARHMEPLTEQQAAGMYDLQRWAQEREEALDRELQATYRSLSDTVSSDALISPYPDTAAYMAHMSLAISNLSSLEAFVRQADALRLQTLHRLPQVLTARQAARCFLAVADYSQRLRALSSLWLARPRQDQPAPPGAGGRLFHP; from the exons ATGGGGGATAGACCATGGCAACAGCCGCATGAGCAGGCTTCTTGTTCAGCGCACGCCGAGATGATCCAAGCTTCTACCGCTGCTACCTCGTCCATCCATGGAAGCATCAT AAAGGACCCTGGTGGATACGAGGACTTGGcagaacttgatcaagccctcttccTCTACATCAACAGCCAGGATAACCAATCAGTTCAAGAGCAACCAC AGACTCTCAACATCTTCCCTTCTCGGCCGATGCACGTCGTTGCCGAACCTTCTCCGAAGGCCGCCACCTCGACGTCGAACATCGTCGCCGCGAGTTCTAATTTAAAACCGCAACGTCCGCCGTCCAAGCAGTCCGCCATGACGGCACCGGGCGGCAAGGCGACCGTCAAG AGAGAAGGAAGCGGAAGCGGCGGCGCCGGCACGCCGTCGACCTCAGAGCACGAGGGCCCCAGGACGCCGGACGCCAAGACGCTGAGGAGGCTCGCGCAGAACAGGGAGGCCGCGAGGAAGAGCAGGCTTAGGAAGAAG GCTTACATTCAAAATTTGGAGACGAGTAGGGTCAGGCTGTCACAGATGGAGCAGGAGATGCAAAGATGCAGCGCTCAG GGTGCAATCTTGGGTGGTGGAGCTGGCATTGGAGGACTAGGCCCAG AGGCGGCATGGTTCGACGGGGAGTACGCGAGGTGGGTGGACGAGCACGACAGGATGATGCGGCACCTGCGGGCAGCGGTGGACGCGGAGGGGGTGGAGCACGACGCGGCGGTGACGGACGGCGAGCAGCTGCTGCGGCAGCTCATCGACGCCGCGGCGGCGCACCACGTGGTGCTGGCGGAGCTCAAGTCCGCCGTGGCCAGGGCCGACGTGTTCCACCTCGTCTCGGGGATGTGGCTGCCCGCCGCCGAGCGCTGCTTCATCTGGATTGGCGGCTCCCGCCCGTCGGACCTCATCAAG GTTATGGCGCGGCATATGGAGCCACTGACGGAGCAACAGGCGGCGGGCATGTACGACTTGCAGCGATGGGCGCAGGAGCGCGAGGAAGCTCTGGACCGTGAGCTCCAGGCCACGTACCGCTCCCTCTCCGACACCGTCTCCTCCGACGCGCTCATCTCCCCCTACCCCGACACGGCCGCCTACATGGCCCACATGTCGCTCGCCATCTCCAACCTCTCCTCCCTCGAGGCCTTCGTCAGACAG GCAGACGCGCTGAGGCTGCAGACGCTCCATAGGCTGCCGCAGGTGCTgacggcgaggcaggcggcgcggTGCTTCCTCGCCGTCGCCGACTACTCGCAGCGCCTCCGTGCGCTCAGCTCCCTCTGGCTGGCGCGGCCGCGCCAGGACCAGCCCGCCCCGCCCGGCGCCGGCGGCCGGCTGTTCCATCCATGA
- the LOC123132644 gene encoding transcription factor TGAL9 isoform X1: MGDRPWQQPHEQASCSAHAEMIQASTAATSSIHGSIIRKDPGGYEDLAELDQALFLYINSQDNQSVQEQPQTLNIFPSRPMHVVAEPSPKAATSTSNIVAASSNLKPQRPPSKQSAMTAPGGKATVKREGSGSGGAGTPSTSEHEGPRTPDAKTLRRLAQNREAARKSRLRKKAYIQNLETSRVRLSQMEQEMQRCSAQGAILGGGAGIGGLGPEAAWFDGEYARWVDEHDRMMRHLRAAVDAEGVEHDAAVTDGEQLLRQLIDAAAAHHVVLAELKSAVARADVFHLVSGMWLPAAERCFIWIGGSRPSDLIKVMARHMEPLTEQQAAGMYDLQRWAQEREEALDRELQATYRSLSDTVSSDALISPYPDTAAYMAHMSLAISNLSSLEAFVRQADALRLQTLHRLPQVLTARQAARCFLAVADYSQRLRALSSLWLARPRQDQPAPPGAGGRLFHP, encoded by the exons ATGGGGGATAGACCATGGCAACAGCCGCATGAGCAGGCTTCTTGTTCAGCGCACGCCGAGATGATCCAAGCTTCTACCGCTGCTACCTCGTCCATCCATGGAAGCATCAT CAGAAAGGACCCTGGTGGATACGAGGACTTGGcagaacttgatcaagccctcttccTCTACATCAACAGCCAGGATAACCAATCAGTTCAAGAGCAACCAC AGACTCTCAACATCTTCCCTTCTCGGCCGATGCACGTCGTTGCCGAACCTTCTCCGAAGGCCGCCACCTCGACGTCGAACATCGTCGCCGCGAGTTCTAATTTAAAACCGCAACGTCCGCCGTCCAAGCAGTCCGCCATGACGGCACCGGGCGGCAAGGCGACCGTCAAG AGAGAAGGAAGCGGAAGCGGCGGCGCCGGCACGCCGTCGACCTCAGAGCACGAGGGCCCCAGGACGCCGGACGCCAAGACGCTGAGGAGGCTCGCGCAGAACAGGGAGGCCGCGAGGAAGAGCAGGCTTAGGAAGAAG GCTTACATTCAAAATTTGGAGACGAGTAGGGTCAGGCTGTCACAGATGGAGCAGGAGATGCAAAGATGCAGCGCTCAG GGTGCAATCTTGGGTGGTGGAGCTGGCATTGGAGGACTAGGCCCAG AGGCGGCATGGTTCGACGGGGAGTACGCGAGGTGGGTGGACGAGCACGACAGGATGATGCGGCACCTGCGGGCAGCGGTGGACGCGGAGGGGGTGGAGCACGACGCGGCGGTGACGGACGGCGAGCAGCTGCTGCGGCAGCTCATCGACGCCGCGGCGGCGCACCACGTGGTGCTGGCGGAGCTCAAGTCCGCCGTGGCCAGGGCCGACGTGTTCCACCTCGTCTCGGGGATGTGGCTGCCCGCCGCCGAGCGCTGCTTCATCTGGATTGGCGGCTCCCGCCCGTCGGACCTCATCAAG GTTATGGCGCGGCATATGGAGCCACTGACGGAGCAACAGGCGGCGGGCATGTACGACTTGCAGCGATGGGCGCAGGAGCGCGAGGAAGCTCTGGACCGTGAGCTCCAGGCCACGTACCGCTCCCTCTCCGACACCGTCTCCTCCGACGCGCTCATCTCCCCCTACCCCGACACGGCCGCCTACATGGCCCACATGTCGCTCGCCATCTCCAACCTCTCCTCCCTCGAGGCCTTCGTCAGACAG GCAGACGCGCTGAGGCTGCAGACGCTCCATAGGCTGCCGCAGGTGCTgacggcgaggcaggcggcgcggTGCTTCCTCGCCGTCGCCGACTACTCGCAGCGCCTCCGTGCGCTCAGCTCCCTCTGGCTGGCGCGGCCGCGCCAGGACCAGCCCGCCCCGCCCGGCGCCGGCGGCCGGCTGTTCCATCCATGA